One Zingiber officinale cultivar Zhangliang chromosome 10B, Zo_v1.1, whole genome shotgun sequence genomic window, TTTTTAtgtgtaataattttaattaagttagagTACTTTCACTTTATGTTTTTAggtatgaaaataaaaaaattaagatacaAAATCTATTAGAAGTGTtgttttgatttattttatatataaaaaaaatcattatatCTACATAATTTCAATTAAACACACACAcactaattaatatttatttttgcttataTATAATTCCAacagataataattaaaaatattaaattatatagtcGTCAGTTAAGTTCGCCGGCGGAGAATCAGGCCATCCACCACCACGCTTTTCCTGGCGCCGGCCATCCTCTCACACGACGAACACACCGACACGGTCATCGTCGTCGACTTCACCAGCTGCATCAGCTCCTTCTTCAACCTCCGGTTCTCCTCGTTCAGCATCTCGCAGCTCCTCTTCAAGTACTCGTAATCCACCTCCATCCGCTTCGTCTTCGTCCTCGCTCTCCTGTTCTGAAACCACACCTCCACTTGCCGCGGCTGAATGCCCAGCCGCTCGCCCAGTTCCTGCTTTTGCTTCTGCAATAATTTCAACGATCTTTTTCTTCAATTCTTTTCAACACATTAAAAAACGCATTCAATTCTTAagagatttaatttaattaattaattaccgtATTGAGAGTGCTGTGCTGGCTAAAGCTTTCTTCGAGCAGCATGACTTGCTCCCTTGTGAGCTTAAGCTTCTTCCTCGCGCCGACTGAATGTCTCTCACTGCTGCAGTTGCTGGTTTCCTTTCCACTGACACCTTCATCCAACTCTTCCTGTTCTTCTTTAAATTGAATCGGAAACAGAGCATCAAAATGAAGCGTACTGGTAGAATCTCTAGCATTACTCTTCAATCCATAGTCTCCGATCCCAAGCGCGAGCCTCGTgttgcattcttcttcttcttcttcttcctcttccatgaacGGAAGCAAGTTTGGTTGGAAGAACAGAGACACGGAGGAAGGCTTTATAAAGAGGAGCGAACAGAGAGGAAAGTGAATGAAGAAATCAATGTTTGAACGAAGCATTAATTTCAGCTCTTAAATTTCCTGGCAGTTTcctatagaaaatttaaaaaccgAGTCAAGTGACAAATATATGTTTCATGCTTAACATCGATCGATCTCGATGGATGAGTTCACAAAATCTTGAAGAGAAAGATATATGTAAAGCAATGCATGAGTTGCATGCATGATGGCGTGCGAACTAGTCCATGCAAGAAGTGATCAGGGAGTTGACAAAATGATCTCCTAAGGCTGGCTGGGTCCAACACCTGCAACCCTAACTCCCAAGCAAGGGCTCATGATTCTTCACCAAACACCATTATTATAACGTATGACAAAGAAAGCAGCAGCTTGTGGGCCTTGTGTACTAACTCTATCAGATAATCTTTAACTATGCCATTAATTATTACGTTGATCTGGTaagttaagtaattaattatggcAGTAATGAGAATTTAAGGATGAGGATAATTGGGAGGAAGGAGTCATGGAGTTGATTGATAAATTATCTGAAACTTGGCAAACAAGGAATGGGTTGGATTATGATGAACAtgatctttctttctttctccatGAATCATGGATTACTGAtgtctagctagctagctagctagctggcTACAAGAAGACTGTGGAGGTACAGTTGCAATGGGTTATGTCTATCCCCACAGATTGTGGGTGCTTCTTACTAATGATTGATCTATCATTAATTGTACTGCTAATTAATATAAAAGAAGAATCACTTCTATAGCTTTGGATTCCCTTGTTTTGTTTCTAAAAATCAAAATGCATTATGATGTGGAGCATCCGAGGGGTTTCGTTGAGCTCTGTCTCGGCCCCCTTCTAACTTTAGCTTTGTGGTCACAATAGTCTTGCTCGCTTGTCAACCTCGGAAAAACTCTCGATTCAACTCCGATATTTATAATTCCACCAATTTTCACACTAGATCAACAATTGACAACCTCTAATTTACCCGATCAATACACGACCCAATTAGCTATTGATCCGAGAAGAGCTAACCtgatcaagagcaagaagcaaTCTGACCCTCCTCCGATCTACTTGCGGTAACTTGTCTAGTCTTCAAGAAGTCAGCTCATCATCTGATCTCAACCGAATCACATTATGTGAAAGTTGATACTCCTTTTTATATTTCAAAAAGTTGTTGATACTTGTTTTGAGAACATATTaaacttttaacttttaactAAATTCTATATAAAAAATCAGTTACTCAAAGAAATTCTCAGTGAAAAATATATGGTTTAATGTAATGCAAATTCACATGAAACTTAATATAGAGGAGATAGTTATTCTTGTTTGAAATACTATGTGAGTTATTTTGTTTTAGATATCATATTTTAATTGCACTTGAGATACTATGATAATTATTCTATTTGAGATGCAATTTAAACGTTGAGATATCATGTTAGATTCCTTAGCGGTGTTATAGTTGTTAATATTACAGTAGCTCTTTTTTGACAATGTTTATGTTGTTCTCTTTTAAGTCATTGCATGAAATGTTATATTAGTGAACACAAATACTTCAATAACACATGGCCATAACACATCTTAATTGAAGAAAACTGTAAATCAAAGGCTTAATAA contains:
- the LOC122029532 gene encoding homeobox-leucine zipper protein HAT22-like isoform X2 gives rise to the protein MEEEEEEEEECNTRLALGIGDYGLKSNARDSTSTLHFDALFPIQFKEEQEELDEGVSGKETSNCSSERHSVGARKKLKLTREQVMLLEESFSQHSTLNTKQKQELGERLGIQPRQVEVWFQNRRARTKTKRMEVDYEYLKRSCEMLNEENRRLKKELMQLVKSTTMTVSVCSSCERMAGARKSVVVDGLILRRRT
- the LOC122029532 gene encoding homeobox-leucine zipper protein HAT22-like isoform X1, which gives rise to MLRSNIDFFIHFPLCSLLFIKPSSVSLFFQPNLLPFMEEEEEEEEECNTRLALGIGDYGLKSNARDSTSTLHFDALFPIQFKEEQEELDEGVSGKETSNCSSERHSVGARKKLKLTREQVMLLEESFSQHSTLNTKQKQELGERLGIQPRQVEVWFQNRRARTKTKRMEVDYEYLKRSCEMLNEENRRLKKELMQLVKSTTMTVSVCSSCERMAGARKSVVVDGLILRRRT